Proteins encoded in a region of the Dreissena polymorpha isolate Duluth1 chromosome 6, UMN_Dpol_1.0, whole genome shotgun sequence genome:
- the LOC127835915 gene encoding uncharacterized protein LOC127835915, translating to MLTWVSSTFELRLSQVKVVCQCIIFLTYVCGCVSVWLCVFITFENFILVQSPFSAKRMCSKVTKMLFIVSLVFLGLNLPIHIIRLWLLIVISHPLP from the exons ATGTTGACCTGGGTGTCAAGTACGTTTGAACTTCGCCTGAGCCAAGTAAAAGTAGTATGTCAGTGTATAATTTTCCTCACGTACGTTTGCGGGTGCGTTTCAGTATGGCTGTGTGTGTTTATAACATTTGAAAATTTCATACTTGTTCAAAGTCCTTTTTCCGCAAAACGGATGTGCT CAAAAGtgacaaaaatgttatttattgtatcGCTTGTATTTCTTGGTTTAAATCTACCAATACATATTATAAGGTTGTGGTTGTTGATAG TTATTTCCCATCCACTACCATAG